Proteins encoded in a region of the Megalops cyprinoides isolate fMegCyp1 chromosome 3, fMegCyp1.pri, whole genome shotgun sequence genome:
- the LOC118774494 gene encoding olfactory receptor 52K2-like, giving the protein MTNLSYVPLEQPIVFTLQGFVVATDEGYPLFVVSLLVYMVMIIGNGTVFMVIVADKKLHKPMYVMVCNLAVCDLLGGTAVMTRLMSDFLTGDKTISYVAAYSQAFTVHTYGSAAPTILSAMAYDRYIAICEPLRYHTIMTAWRLAGLCILAWFIAIGLVAVLFMLNIGTPLCGTLILHVYCSNRSILSLACVPTPINNIYGLCMTWFLSTGSFLVIAFSYIKILIACLVKREKNSKSKAIQTCATHLAVYVLFEFATVLIIVTQRFEEVSPNAKKFCAILFVIIPPAVNPIIYGIVTKEIRTSVFRLFKSPVLPKESKK; this is encoded by the coding sequence ATGACGAACTTATCTTACGTGCCTTTGGAACAACCAATTGTTTTCACTTTACAAGGTTTTGTTGTAGCCACGGACGAGGGCTACCCCCTCTTTGTGGTTTCGCTGCTTGTGTACATGGTGATGATCATTGGAAACGGAACCGTGTTCATGGTGATCGTGGCCGATAAAAAACTCCACAAACCCATGTATGTCATGGTCTGCAACTTAGCAGTCTGCGATCTACTCGGGGGCACAGCCGTCATGACCAGACTGATGTCTGACTTCTTGACAGGGGATAAAACCATCTCGTATGTTGCTGCTTATTCCCAAGCCTTCACCGTGCACACGTACGGCTCGGCAGCTCCCACCATTCTCTCGGCCATGGCGTACGATAGATACATCGCTATCTGCGAGCCACTGCGTTACCACACCATCATGACCGCATGGAGGCTGGCCGGGCTGTGCATTCTCGCTTGGTTCATCGCAATAGGCCTGGTGGCAGTGCTGTTCATGCTGAACATCGGGACCCCGCTGTGCGGCACCTTAATCCTGCACGTTTACTGCAGCAACCGGTCGATACTGAGCCTGGCCTGTGTGCCCACCCCTATCAACAACATCTACGGGTTGTGTATGACCTGGTTCCTGAGCACTGGATCGTTCTTAGTCATCGCCTTCTCCTACATCAAAATCCTCATCGCGTGCTTAGTGAAGcgggaaaagaacagcaaaagCAAGGCAATACAGACGTGCGCCACCCACCTGGCGGTCTACGTCCTTTTCGAGTTCGCCACCGTGCTCATAATCGTGACCCAGAGGTTCGAGGAGGTGAGTCCCAACGCCAAGAAGTTCTGTGCCATACTGTTCGTCATCATCCCTCCGGCCGTCAACCCGATCATTTACGGAATCGTCACGAAAGAAATTCGCACCAGCGTCTTCAGGCTTTTCAAATCCCCAGTCTTGCCAAAAGAGTCAAAGAAGTGA